agaagggaaggccaggccaggcaattccagggaagggaagactagactaggccaggccaggccaggccaggccaggggaggggaggggaggggaggggaggggaggggaggggaggggaggggaggggggggagggaggcgaggggagaggaggggggggagggaggggaggggaggggaagggaggggaggggaggggaagggaggggaggggagggcaggggaagggaaggcaaggcaattccagggatgAGGAAGCTAggccaggacaggacaggacaggcaattccagggaagggaagggaaggccaggccaggctattccagagaagggaaggccaggccaggcaattccatggaAGGCCAGGCCAGATCAGGCAATTCCAGCGAAGGAAGGCCagaccaggccaggcaattccagggaagggaagactaggccaggccaggccaggccaggcaattccagggaattgcctgtcctgtcctgtcgTGGCCTGGCCTCCTCatccttggaattgcctggcctggccttcccttctctggaatagcctggcctggcctggtctggccttcccttccctggaatagcctggcctggccttccttCCCTGGAAtcgcctggcctggcctggtctgggctggccttccctggaattgcctgacctGGCCTGggcttccctggaattgcctggtctggTCTGggcttccctggaattgccttgcctggtcttgccttCCCTTCTCTGAAAGAGCCTAGGCTGGCCTGgtcttcccttccctggaattgcctggcctggcatggccttcccttcccttcccttcccttcccttcccttcccttcactggaattgcctggcctggcctggcctaccttcactggaattgcctgacctggccttcccttctctggaatagcctggtctggcctggccttcccttcccttccctggaattccctggcctggcctggtctggcctagtcttcccttccctggaattgcctgtcctgtcctgtcatGGCCTGGCCTTCTtgtccctggaattgcctggcctggccttcccttctctggaatagcctggcctggcctggcctggccttctgttccctggaatagcctgtcctgtcctgtcctgtccaggcctggccttttcttcccttcccttgaaTTGCCTGTCCTGTCCTtctcttacctggaattgcctgaccttcccttccctggaattgcctggcctgccctggtcttcccttccctggaattgcctggcctcggcttaccttccctggaattgtctggcctggcctttccttccctggaattgcctggcctgaccTAAACTtctcttccctgaaattgcctggcctggccttcctttcctggaatggcctggTCTGGCCTGGCTTAACCAtctcttccctggaattgcttttcattgcctggaatttccctgccctGCCTTTCCTTCACGTGCCTcgaattcccttgcctagaatttccctgccctgccttgacttgccctgcctcaaattgccttgcctgtaattgcctgccctgccttgcctttcctcgaattgcctggcctggaattcccctgccctgccctgcccaggatGAGCTGTGATGAAGGATGCTCCTGGGGTTTCCGGCTGGGAAATGTATTAGGGGTCACACGTACCTAGGCTGAGGTAAGGAGAATACGTGTCCGGGGTAGCAGTGGTGCTGGTAGCCCTTCACTGTCCATTGAGGAGCTTCTTCTGCATGATCTTACACTCGTGCCCACCAGCCGCTGAGACGTTGGTGGGCAGCACCTGCTCACTGCGTCGGGTTCCTGCCGCTCCTGGCACTGCAGACTGGGAAACTGCTCTTTGggggccgggggcagtggctcaagcctgtaatcccagcactttgggaggccgaagcgggtggattacgaggtcaagagatcaaaaccatcctggtcaacatggtgaaactacgcttctactaaaaatacacaaaattagctgggcatggtggcgcgcgcctgtaaaaccagctacacagaaggctgaggcaggagaattgcctgaacccaggaggcggaggttgcagtgagccgagatcgcgccattgcactccatccggcataacaagcgaaactctgtctcaaaaaaaaaaaccaaaaaacaaaaaactcctctTTGGAGCTTCTGCGTGAGGGCAGCAAGTCGGGAGACTGTGTACGTGGAAGTGCCCGCTCTGCAGCAGCTTCCATCACCAGCCTGCGCTTGCGCGCTCCTGGAAGACCCAGCAGCACCGCCTGTACTTGCGATTGGCTCCGCGTGAGGGGCCGGCCTCTGAAAACTTCACGGTGGCCTGCCTCTGGCGATGTCACGGCGATGCGCCTCTGGCGCACATACGGGCCTCCAGCGCAAAGACGGGCCTCCCGCGACGTCAGGGCGACGTGCCTCCAGCGCAAAGACGGGCCTCCGGAGACATCACGGCGACGTGCCTCCGGCGCACAGACGGGCCTCCGGGGACATCAGGGCGACGTGCCTCCGGCGAACAGACGGGACTTCGGCAACATCACCACGACGCTCCTATGGCGCACATACGGGCCTCCCGCGGCGTCATGGCGACGTGCCTCCGGCGCACATACGGGCCTCCCGCGACATCGGGGCGACGTGCCTCCGGCGCACATACGGGCCTCCCGCGACATCGGGGCGACGTGCCTCCGGCGCACAGCCGGGCCTCCAGCGACATAGGGGCGACGTGCCTCCGGCGAACAGACGGGCCTTCGGCGACATCACCGCGGCACTCCTCAGGCGCACATACGGGCCTCCCGCGACGTCACGGCGACGTGCCTCCGGCGCACAGATGGGCCTCCTACAACGTCATGGCGACGGGCCTTCGGCGCACATACGGGCCTCCAGTGACGTCACGACGACGGGCGTCCGGCGCACATACGGGCCTCCAGTGACGTCACGGCGACGGGCGTCCGGCGCACATACGGGCCTCCCGCGATGTCATGGCGACTTGCCTCCGGGAACGTCACGGCGGCGCTCCTCCGGCGCACAGAGATGGGCCTCCCGCGACGTCACAGAGGCGGACCTTGGCGACCTCACACGGAGGTGTGTTGCCGAGGAGCTGGGTTGTCCTCTCCGCAGGGCAGAGCCtggtcacctccacctcccgctgCATCCTGTGTGCTGCTCGCTGGAGAAGGGGAGGTAACAGACACCGACCCATCACCCTGTTTCTGTGGGTTAAAGATAGAGAAAGTGCTTCCGGACCCTGGGGAGGTGGGAAGTttccttcaggccaggagttcaggaggaGCCTGGCAAAGCGGGGGACCCCATTTCTgtagtcccacctcagcctcccacctatTGAACCCCAGGGTTCAAGGCTGCGATGAGCTGTGATTCTcccacagcactccaggctgCAAGACTGAGgtaaaccctgtcttaaaaaataaaaaagaaaactatccagGCGTGCCCCATTGGGGGGCTGCTTAAAGAAACACAGGCTGCCTGGGcccgtaataccagcactttgggaggccgaggtgggagcaacaggacaaaaccccgtctctacaaaaagatacaaaaatgagtcaggcacaGCGCAGGCCTGGcctaatattctgtatttttctgtggAGATGGAGGGGGCAGATGCTCCCATtttgccaggccggtctcgaactcctgagtacaagccatcttctcaccttggccttcagagttgttgggattaaaggtgtgagccgcGGCGCCCCACGTGGGTTAGGCTATTTAATACCAAAGTCCGGGGCCCGGCTTCCTGGCTgacacccgtaattccagcactttgggaggccaaggcaggtggatcacctgacatcaggagttcaagaccagtgtagTCGACCTGATGAAACCCGGTTTCTACAAAAACTAGCCacacgtggtggcacatgcctgtagtcccacgaCATGCCTCCGGTGCACAGACGGGCCTCTCACGACGTCATGGCGACGGGCctccgggaggctgagatgggagaactgcttaaacccaggaggcaggggttgcggttagtcgagatcacatcactgaaccctagcctggttgacagagcgagactccagagtttgagaccagcctgggcaatgtagtgaagccctgactctacaaaacaaacaagtaaaaaaggTAGGTGTACTGTGTCCACTTGTGTCCCTCGccacttaggatgctgaggcaggaggatgacctgaggccaggagaagGTCTTTAGTGAGTAGGATCATCCAacagcactccatcctgagcaaaagaatgagaccatgtctctagaTAGCTAGCTAGATAATTGATGCGTAGTTTTCTATCACAGTTTTTTCCCTACATTTGagcatatttttctaaagtagcATTTAACACAACAGCATTTTACCGTGTTATTAGTTGTTAATGTGATTATGTTTTCCTGAAGTACAGTATCCATTACAAAAGCAGTTTTAGTCTGTCAGAGCACACACATAGGTCCTCAAGTGAATTTGCCTGATATTGGTGACCTTGGTACCATTTTCTCCCATTGATTGGATCAGTCAGTAATTTCAGGTCACTGTTACCCTTGGAGGAAGAGCCCAAAGGCAACAAGCAAGGGCACTGGTGTCCAGTCCCTTCTAGAAGCATTTTCACCTTCCCTTCTCTTAAGGTTTCCCTTGATGAACATGGAAGTACTGTATGTAGAATTGACCGTTCCAGCATCTTTGTATATTAGGCCAAATTTAGATGTCTTCTTTTTATGAGAGGCACCCTGGTAGGCTAGGGGAGTTACACATGACGTCTGCTCTCAGCTTCACTGTCCAGAGATGCAACATGGTCCAATCAAATAACATTCCCTGAGCTGgtttctcttttacttattttatttattttttattttttagagatggggtcttgctcttttgcagtggtgtcatctcggatcactgcaacctccacctctcgggttcaagcgattctcctgcctcagcctcctgagtagctcagactacaggcacctgccaccacatcccgctaatttttgtatttttagtagagatgggtttcaccattttggcagggatcgtcttgatctcttgacttcatgatccacctgccttagcctctcaaaatgctgtgattacaggtgtgagccaccacacttgcccTGAGCTCATTTGTTTAGCTGTAAACTAAGAATAACAACTATAATAATCTAAAAAGACagcttattttattgtcttttgttttctatgAAACTGTGTTTAGcacagtaattattttctttgccatgccatgtttgtttttgttttgtctttgtttttcttttatatggagtctgtttttttgtttttgtttttgttttcttgagatggagtctcactgttgtagcccaggctggagtgcagtggcatggtcttggctcatcCTGTATCTTACCCACAGAGAGACCCTTTTTTTCTCCGGGGCCTGGAAAGCAGCCAGGTTCCATGAGTTAAATGCAGATCTGAACCATACCAAGCCGGGATTAAAGTACACACCCTCCTCTTCTGAAAAGTAGCTAAGGATTCCAACTTGGTGTGGTGGAGagtgtggcagagccagaccagACGAGGACTGATCACCTGGAGAAGCATGCTGTCAAAGGCCTTGGTGAGTGAGTgccgtagctcacacctgtaatcccagcactttgggaagctgagacaggtggatcacttgaggccaggagtttgagtagagcctgggcaacatggcaaaacctgtctctactcaaaacacacaaattagctaggtgtggtggtgcttgcctctaatcccagctactcaggaggctgagacaggagaatggcttgatccaggcaggcagaggttgcagcgagccaagatcatgccactgcactctagcttgggcaacggagtgagactccatctccaaaaaaaaaccgTAAAGCGGAAAGGTTTACTTCTGTGGGTTGGGTGGGGGACTGCTGACCAAACTGGAAACTTTCTTCaggtggggttgtttgtttgtt
The DNA window shown above is from Callithrix jacchus isolate 240 chromosome 18, calJac240_pri, whole genome shotgun sequence and carries:
- the LOC118151076 gene encoding uncharacterized protein LOC118151076 isoform X1, with amino-acid sequence MSRRCASGAHTGLQRKDGPPATSGRRASSAKTGLRRHHGDVPPAHRRASGDIRATCLRRTDGTSATSPRRSYGAHTGLPRRHGDVPPAHIRASRDIGATCLRRTYGPPATSGRRASGAQPGLQRHRGDVPPANRRAFGDITAALLRRTYGPPATSRRRASGAQMGLLQRHGDGPSAHIRASSDVTTTGVRRTYGPPVTSRRRASGAHTGLPRCHGDLPPGTSRRRSSGAQRWASRDVTEADLGDLTRRCVAEELGCPLRRAEPGHLHLPLHPVCCSLEKGSSEGQNSKVSPTDSRWEQGRYLPRLCRRMSFLAPEASCTPQLLLPFLNDSRFLLPTLHFPSLSITCSVLIRIWAGCSLRSLQHLSPGFK
- the LOC118151076 gene encoding uncharacterized protein LOC118151076 isoform X2, with translation MSRRCASGAHTGLQRKDGPPATSGRRASSAKTGLRRHHGDVPPAHRRASGDIRATCLRRTDGTSATSPRRSYGAHTGLPRRHGDVPPAHIRASRDIGATCLRRTYGPPATSGRRASGAQPGLQRHRGDVPPANRRAFGDITAALLRRTYGPPATSRRRASGAQMGLLQRHGDGPSAHIRASSDVTTTGVRRTYGPPVTSRRRASGAHTGLPRCHGDLPPGTSRRRSSGAQRWASRDVTEADLGDLTRRCVAEELGCPLRRAEPGHLHLPLHPVCCSLEKGRETLFFSGAWKAARFHELNADLNHTKPGLKYTPSSSEK
- the LOC118151076 gene encoding uncharacterized protein LOC118151076 isoform X3, with amino-acid sequence MSRRCASGAHTGLQRKDGPPATSGRRASSAKTGLRRHHGDVPPAHRRASGDIRATCLRRTDGTSATSPRRSYGAHTGLPRRHGDVPPAHIRASRDIGATCLRRTYGPPATSGRRASGAQPGLQRHRGDVPPANRRAFGDITAALLRRTYGPPATSRRRASGAQMGLLQRHGDGPSAHIRASSDVTTTGVRRTYGPPVTSRRRASGAHTGLPRCHGDLPPGTSRRRSSGAQRWASRDVTEADLGDLTRRCVAEELGCPLRRAEPGHLHLPLHPVCCSLEKGS